One genomic region from Nitrospinota bacterium encodes:
- the dnaK gene encoding molecular chaperone DnaK: MSRVVGIDLGTSNSLVAYMDGGGPRVIAGPDGSKLVPSVISFDDGQAVIGEQARARRITRVDSTVYSVKRFMGKGIEDLSAELAYLPFQLTGNEREIVQIKVAGRDYTPMELSALILRELKGRAEAFFGGPVTKAVITVPAYFHDVQRQATKDAGKLAGLEVLRIVNEPTAACLAYGLDKRQDGIVAVYDLGGGTFDISILKLKDGIFEVLSTSGDTMLGGDDLDHRLMELILNEVEAAGGQGLRSRPEVLERVRAAAEEAKVALSEAEETWIVIEGEGLGSDLDYRRLLTREEFEALVGDLVQKTVRPCLQALEDARLTPEEIDEVLLVGGSTRVPMVRRVVAETFSREPHSELNPEEVVALGAAIQADILAGNNQELLLLDITPLSLGIETMGGVVSTLIPRNTTIPTRATEVFTTFVDGQVNVEINVLQGERELAQDCRSLACFTLTGIEPQPAGIPRIKVTFLIDANGILNVTAHDQRSGKAQTVEVSPSYGLAEDEVERMLRDSIEHAEADVSTRLLIETRSEADIILNATARALATDEVEIPAEERSAIEEAVSRLEEAKGGLDHHRLRDEIERLNAATRPLAERIMGAALEAALKDRPFSEILDSQDALTMPKVTFLPDNETVEVEEGSSILDAALDNDLWLDHNCGGCCACTTCHVIVKAGEDSLSEMEEDEDVRLDGAEGLTLASRLGCQARIFGDVVLEIPAPPGAVRIVDKAQLAAGQIDEETYKERFKSTELARGREGSKTGETRR; this comes from the coding sequence ATGAGTCGCGTCGTCGGAATCGACCTGGGAACCTCCAACAGCCTTGTGGCCTATATGGATGGTGGCGGGCCTCGCGTTATCGCCGGGCCCGACGGAAGCAAGCTTGTCCCCTCGGTCATCAGCTTTGATGACGGCCAGGCCGTCATTGGCGAGCAAGCGAGGGCCAGACGCATCACCCGGGTGGACTCCACCGTCTACTCGGTAAAGCGCTTCATGGGCAAGGGGATCGAAGATCTTTCCGCTGAGCTCGCCTACCTTCCATTTCAGCTTACCGGCAACGAGCGCGAGATTGTCCAGATCAAAGTGGCCGGGAGGGACTACACTCCTATGGAGCTTTCGGCACTGATTCTTCGGGAGCTCAAGGGCCGAGCCGAGGCCTTCTTCGGCGGGCCGGTTACCAAGGCGGTCATCACCGTCCCAGCTTACTTCCACGACGTCCAGCGGCAGGCAACCAAGGACGCCGGCAAGCTCGCCGGCCTGGAGGTCTTGCGCATTGTCAACGAGCCCACGGCGGCCTGTCTGGCCTACGGGCTCGACAAGCGCCAAGACGGTATCGTAGCCGTCTACGACCTTGGCGGGGGCACCTTCGACATCTCCATCCTCAAGCTCAAGGACGGCATATTCGAGGTGCTCTCAACCAGCGGGGATACGATGCTCGGCGGCGACGACCTCGACCACAGGCTCATGGAGCTCATCCTCAATGAGGTTGAGGCTGCCGGTGGCCAGGGCCTCCGCAGTCGGCCGGAGGTCCTCGAGCGGGTTCGGGCGGCTGCCGAGGAGGCTAAAGTGGCCCTGTCCGAGGCCGAAGAGACATGGATTGTTATCGAGGGCGAAGGGCTAGGGAGCGACCTCGACTACCGCCGGCTCCTTACACGGGAAGAATTTGAGGCTCTTGTGGGCGACCTCGTTCAAAAAACCGTTCGCCCCTGCCTCCAGGCTTTGGAGGATGCCCGTCTCACACCTGAGGAAATTGATGAGGTCCTCCTTGTGGGAGGCTCCACACGGGTGCCAATGGTGCGCCGGGTTGTGGCAGAGACCTTCTCTCGAGAACCCCACAGCGAGCTGAACCCGGAGGAGGTCGTCGCTCTGGGGGCGGCCATTCAGGCCGACATCCTGGCGGGGAACAACCAAGAGCTGCTCCTGCTCGACATTACACCTCTGTCGCTCGGCATCGAGACCATGGGCGGCGTGGTGAGTACGCTCATCCCCCGAAATACTACAATTCCCACGCGGGCGACCGAGGTCTTCACCACCTTCGTTGACGGCCAGGTCAACGTCGAGATTAACGTGCTCCAGGGCGAGCGGGAGCTGGCCCAGGACTGCCGAAGCCTAGCCTGCTTCACGCTCACCGGCATCGAGCCTCAGCCAGCGGGTATACCTCGCATCAAAGTGACCTTTCTCATCGATGCCAACGGTATTCTCAACGTCACGGCACACGATCAGCGGAGCGGCAAAGCCCAAACGGTGGAGGTTTCCCCTTCCTACGGGCTCGCCGAAGACGAGGTGGAGAGGATGCTCAGGGATAGCATAGAGCACGCTGAAGCCGACGTCTCCACCAGGCTGCTCATCGAGACCCGCAGCGAGGCCGACATAATCCTCAATGCCACGGCAAGGGCCCTGGCCACTGATGAGGTTGAGATTCCGGCCGAGGAGCGCTCGGCCATCGAAGAGGCCGTTTCACGGCTGGAAGAGGCAAAGGGCGGCCTCGACCACCATCGGCTGAGGGACGAGATTGAACGGCTCAACGCCGCGACCAGGCCACTGGCTGAGCGCATCATGGGTGCGGCTCTCGAGGCGGCCCTGAAGGATCGTCCCTTCTCCGAGATTCTCGACTCTCAGGATGCGCTGACCATGCCAAAGGTGACGTTCCTGCCGGACAACGAGACGGTCGAGGTGGAGGAGGGCTCCTCCATCCTCGATGCTGCGCTTGATAACGACCTCTGGCTGGACCACAACTGCGGTGGTTGCTGCGCCTGCACAACCTGCCACGTGATCGTCAAGGCCGGAGAAGACAGCCTCTCGGAGATGGAGGAGGATGAAGACGTCCGGCTGGATGGCGCTGAAGGGCTCACCCTGGCCTCCAGGCTGGGCTGCCAGGCCCGGATATTCGGAGACGTGGTGTTGGAAATTCCCGCCCCACCGGGAGCGGTCCGCATTGTGGATAAGGCTCAGCTC
- the iscU gene encoding Fe-S cluster assembly scaffold IscU yields the protein MAYSDKVIDHYKNPRNVGSFPKEELGVGTGIVGAPECGDVMKLQIKVNEETEVIEEALFKTFGCGSAIASSSLVTEWVKGKSIEEALSIKNTQIVNELSLPPVKIHCSVLAEDAIKAAIADYKKKIDQAGNEAHGHHRDQ from the coding sequence ATGGCATACAGCGACAAGGTCATCGACCACTACAAAAACCCCCGCAATGTAGGCTCTTTCCCAAAGGAGGAGCTCGGCGTGGGGACGGGTATCGTCGGGGCCCCAGAGTGTGGCGATGTGATGAAGCTCCAGATCAAGGTCAACGAAGAGACCGAGGTCATCGAAGAGGCCCTGTTTAAGACCTTCGGTTGCGGCAGCGCCATCGCCTCCTCAAGCCTGGTGACCGAGTGGGTCAAGGGCAAGAGCATCGAGGAAGCTCTCAGTATCAAGAACACGCAAATCGTCAACGAGCTGAGCCTTCCGCCGGTCAAGATTCACTGCTCTGTTCTTGCCGAAGACGCCATTAAGGCCGCCATTGCTGATTACAAGAAGAAGATCGATCAGGCAGGCAACGAAGCTCATGGCCACCATCGAGACCAATAA
- the hscB gene encoding Fe-S protein assembly co-chaperone HscB, protein MATIETNKHTDHLCWSCYQPTGGKPFCPDCFKVQFHQPKADYFSILGLDARRMSLEPERLEEAFYALSRRVHPDHYQSRNPTERRIVEECAALVNVAYRTLRDPIARTEYLLELETGSPQEHRDQPPAELLSQLMEIEEIVEAYQGSGGAERGALKDSLKEVHRSLEARREATETELHETFELWDRLVLEEGSEEPKASLLKRLRELLHHRSYLTTTIRDISAALAGDPRPEPEVD, encoded by the coding sequence ATGGCCACCATCGAGACCAATAAGCACACGGATCACCTCTGCTGGTCCTGTTACCAACCCACCGGAGGGAAACCCTTCTGCCCCGACTGCTTTAAGGTCCAGTTTCATCAGCCCAAGGCCGATTACTTCAGCATCTTGGGGCTGGATGCGAGAAGAATGAGTCTGGAGCCGGAGAGGCTGGAGGAGGCCTTCTACGCGCTGAGCCGACGTGTTCACCCGGACCACTATCAGAGCCGCAACCCAACGGAACGCCGGATTGTCGAAGAATGCGCGGCCTTGGTCAACGTCGCTTACCGCACTTTGCGAGACCCCATCGCCCGAACGGAATACCTCCTTGAACTGGAGACAGGCTCCCCGCAGGAGCACCGGGACCAGCCGCCGGCAGAGCTCCTTAGTCAGCTGATGGAAATCGAGGAGATAGTGGAGGCCTACCAAGGTTCGGGAGGAGCCGAACGAGGGGCCCTGAAAGACTCTCTAAAGGAGGTTCACCGCTCCCTTGAGGCCCGCCGGGAGGCAACAGAGACCGAGCTCCACGAGACCTTCGAACTCTGGGACCGTCTCGTGCTGGAAGAAGGCTCAGAAGAGCCCAAGGCCTCATTGCTCAAGCGCTTACGGGAGCTTCTTCATCATCGTAGTTATCTCACAACGACCATCCGGGACATCTCGGCTGCTCTCGCCGGTGACCCGCGCCCGGAGCCCGAGGTGGACTGA